The Nasonia vitripennis strain AsymCx chromosome 3 unlocalized genomic scaffold, Nvit_psr_1.1 chr3_random0010, whole genome shotgun sequence sequence taatcaaataGAATTATACaatcaaaaatatatctttgcctcataaatagtatttagttttcttgaatattttgtaaatccgAATCTCGTCTAAAGTCAATTGGCTCGCACCTTTCTTAAGGTATTTAACCTTCGCGTTCACCGCGTCAAACTTCTCCCGGTAACGGTTGTAACTGTCGATTACTTGGTGaactgaaaatttaaaaaatattattgcaaaatGCATGAATTATTGCCCGCTGGAGCTTTGCATAAAAAGCGAGCCCTCTGACTCCGCATTAGCGGTCGTGCAAGGGTGTCGGAAAATGTGAACAAGCTAGGTTAGGAAAATAATTCAGAGAGCAAAAGAGAGCGAATTATTAGCATTATTGAGCGTATGTTTTCGTGTACGTAAAACAaactttaaattataaaagggCGCATCCGCGGCAAATAAATTTCATTCTACTTACAGGTGATAGTTTTTCCCAACGTCCTAGATAACTCCTCCGAGGTTTGGACGAACACATAAATTTTGTCGCCGGTATTCATGTGCCCTGCGGCCTGCTCGTCGGTAATCATCTGGTTAATTGTGTCGATCAGCAACAGCATTGGAATTTCTTGATTTTCACTTGCTGACTCCATTTTTATCTCCGTATCTCACTGCTTGCAATGTCGCGTTGAAAGTGGCGTTTTTTTCGATGCATATGAAAGTTTCATATGTTACCATGACGACACTTTTAGCAATCGACATACTCGAACGTTACTGTCAAATGTTATAAGCTACATTCCACTCTAGAAACAGAAGTGCAATTAATCTACTGTAAgcatatttattgaatttaataaTGCTTACTTCGCTCAGTTACGCAACTTTGATTGCAGTATTTGTGTTCCTGCGCCGCAGTTCAACAGTGGAAAAAACATTAGAACGGCCGCGTTTAAGACCGATAGGCTGCGGTTTAAAATACGTATCCTATTTGTTTATAGGACAAGCCGGGAACAAAGATACAAGTAAGAGTTTCCTCCAAGTGCTGGATCTTAAGTCAATCGCAGCAGGGCAAACTTGCAAGCTCGTTAAGAAGGTTTACGCCAAAACGCAGAGTCTCTGAAAAAAGCGGCAGCGCCGCGAATATCGCCAAGTTCTGGGCCAAGACTGCAAGCTTCGGTTTACCCAAAGATAGAAAAAACTTCTCAATAAGCGACCGGACACCCGTGCAACACGACAGTTGGCTCGAGAGTAATTGTCCGACCTCTCGCCAGGGCTATCAAGACACGTGCCGACGGTCCTATCAGACGCAGCGTTTGCTCAGCAGATTTTCTAGGCATGTTGGCCGTCGCGCAGTGGAAAGAAAAGTATCTTTAGGATGAGAAGCGACTTACGACACATGCCCTGCCAATGCAGCAGCTAGACAATCTCCACTCAGCGGAAAAGGTGCTTCAGACGTCAGAAATACTAGTAGCCGGCGAGTTCTTCTGCTTCTCATATAAATCCCCTCAAGCATAAACAATGCGCCAAAGACTTTGCGATGACCACACTCCAACAACGGCTTCCGGCCTCGTAAGCAGTCCCCAGGATAATCTAAGCGCCGCGTCATCTGCTCATCTCAAAAAATAGTCAGATATCGATAAGACAGGAATAGCGCCACTTCTAGCGAATTTTCAAACTctcaaaaatcgatttttacgCGAATATTCTCGCAAAAGCTCCGAAACAGCAGCTCCAGCGATCGACTGACATTACGCGTGAAACTGTTCTCGAATTTTAATGAACAACGAGTAGCGCCGCTTCTAACCGATTAACAAGttctaaaatattaaatataaatgcgcACACTCTCACGAGAGCTCTGAGAGCACTGCTCCAGCGATATACGGACTTTTTGCAACAAACTAGGAATGGATTTATATAAACGAAAGGGAAACACTGCTCCTGATGATTGTTGAGCACTCAAAAATCGATTCGTGACGCATACACTTTAGCGAAAACTCCGCGAGCGCTGCTCCAGTAATCTACAGAAGTTTCGCTATAAAATGGGCACCgatttcattaacataggaAAAGCAACGCTTTTGATCGCTTAGCGAACTCTAAAAAGATCATTTTCGATGCGCACACTTTCGCAAAAGCTCCAAGAGAGAAGATCCAGCAATCTACGGACGTTTCACGAGAAGCTGTGCTCCGATTTACATGAACAACGGGTTGCgccgctgctgaccgatttacaagttctgaaaaatgaattttcaatgtgcacactttcgcgaaagctccgaaatcgctgctcgagtgatctatcgacattttgctagaaactgtgcttggatttttataaacaaagaaaaagcagcactgctgactgatttacaagctccaaataatcaatttttaatacgcactcattcgcgaaagctcagagatcgctgctcgagtgatctatcgacatttcgctagaaactgggcttggatttttataaacaaagaaaagcagcactgctgactgatttacaagctccaaataatcaatttttaatacgcactcattcgcgaaagctcagagatcgctgctcgagtgatctatcgacattttgctagaaactgtgcttggatttttataaacaaagaaaaagcagcactcctgaccaaattacaagttctgaacaatgaattttcaatgcgcacttttccgcgaaagctacgaacgcgctgcttaagcgatctatcgacgtttcgctaaaaactgtgcttggatttttataaacaaagaaaaagcagcactgctgactgatttacaagctccaaataatcaatttttaatacgcactcattcgcgaaagctcagagatcgctgctcgagtgatctatcgacatttcgctagaaactgggcttggatttttataaacaaagaaaaagcagaactgctgattgatttacaagctccaaataatcaatttttaatacgcactcattcgcgaaagctcagagatcgctgctcgagtgatctatcgacattttgctagaaactgtgcttggatttttataaacaaagaaaaagcagcactgctgactgatttacaagctccaaataatcaatttttaatacgcactcattcgcgaaagctcagagatcgctgctcgagtgatctatcgacatttcgctagaaactgggcttggatttttataaacaaagaaaaagcagcactgctgactgatttacaagctccaaataatcaatttttaatacgcactcattcgcgaaagctcataGATCGCTGCTTAaacgatctatcgacatttcgctagaaactggggttggatttttattaaagGAAAAGCACCGCTCCTGGCAGATTTACAAGCtctaaataatcaatttttggtACGCATATTTATGCGAAAGCTCCGACATCGCTGTTCCAGCGCTCCACCGACGTTTCGCTAGAGAATGTGCTCGGATTTTTACTAACAAAAAGAAAGCACCGTTCCTGACCGCTTTACAAactctaaaaaataaatttttgattcGAACACTTTTACAAAAGCTCCAAGAGGGAAGCTCCAGCGATCTACCGACTTTTTGCAAGAAGCTGTGCTCAGCTATCCATGAACTAGGGGTTGCGCCGCTGCAGACCGATTCACAAGCTCAGAAAAGACAATTTTCATGCGAGCGTTCTTGCGAAAGCACCGAGTGCGCTTCTCTAGCGATCTATCAAAGATTCGCGAGACACTGTGCTCGAGCTTTGATGAACTAGGGgtagcgctgctgctgcctatTCTCGAGCTCAGAAAAGACAATTCGCATGCGAGCTCTCttgcgaaagctccaagagcGCTTCTTTAGCGATCTACAAACGATTCGCGAGAAACTGTGCTCGAGCTTTGATGAACCAGGGGCTGCGCTTCTCTAGCGATCTATCAACGGTTTGTTAAAAACTGGGCTCGAGTTTTGATGAGCAAAAGGTAGCGGCGCTTCTCACGGATTTTTGAGATACAGTTTCACGCGCTTGCTTTTAATTTCTAAATCTTACTGATTGCAGTCTTTCTGCTTTTCATTAAGTGTAGATGTGTGCTGTGGAAAGCGATACTCATCAAGACTTGCTTAAGATTCGCTATGTAAAGGGAGACTTATCTGTAGCTTGTTTGGGGATTCGCTGTTAGATAAAAATGTGTTTAGTTGAAGATCTTTTGCGCAATAGCTCGGCGAGAACCTAGTTGTGGTTTgtttattcattaaaaaataaggtAACACTTCACAAGGGTGTCTCTTTACGAGTTTTCGTAGCTTTCGAATAGTACAGTGTACGATATGAGTGTGCAAAGTAGGTGATTCCCGCGCAAGTGGAGTGGCGATAAAAGAGCAAGTCTGAGTAGTGTATACTTACGTAACGCATAAAtatcgtatacaattttctttacttataaaaaatacaagaataatatcaattttatttatatttaatagttgAATCACATACATTTCTAAGAATCATCAGATAGAATTACATTTGCAGCAGTACCAATCGTGGTCACTGAAATACAATGCGTTTTTAGGTACTTCTATGTTTACACATGAGTAATGAAACCATAATAAGCAACTATCACATTGAATACAGTTGGTATGAACAGATTTAGAGCATTTgatacacgtgaatttttgTTTCGTTTTTTTATCCTGTACTCTTTGTTGCAGTTGTTCAAAAGCagattttttcataaaattttgtaaaatgcaAATGTCTACGTCTTCGTCTAAAAATGAATCAGGTAAATGAGCATTATCTATGTCAGTAATTTCCAATACACACTCGCTAAGTGTCAAATTACGGATTTTCTCTTTTGAAAATTGCATCCAATTTAACATAGTCTTGGACTGATCTACAACATTCATGCACCTGTActtttcttttgaaatttcgcTGTCTTCTCCAAAATAGACTAGTTTGttctataatattaaaatcaatattcaAGTATAACGTTTatgtttttcaatttattgtTAGTAGTATAGATTTTAACTTCATACTCGCGTGTGCAACTGATAGTAATTATAAAAGAGTATTAAACTTGAATTAGGATTACAAAATAcctttataattttgtatccTTTGCATTTTTCGGGAATAGGCAAGTATTTGTCATTCTTCATTGCTTGATAGTGATTTTTCAGAATGCTTTTAACTATGGATAAGCCATTTTTAGGAGATTCAGATTGCCAAGcttcttcaattatttcattCATCAAATCAGATCCGAAATGTGGAGTATCAACTGTCATGTTAATAATGACGTGatagagctttaatttattagaaatttCTGTTTCTTGTTCatccaataaaattttaggatttttttcCACCTTGCATAAACTTtagaaaaatataggttaGTTAATTATGCGCAGTtatgaaattt is a genomic window containing:
- the LOC116416861 gene encoding uncharacterized protein LOC116416861: MESASENQEIPMLLLIDTINQMITDEQAAGHMNTGDKIYVFVQTSEELSRTLGKTITFHQVIDSYNRYREKFDAVNAKVKYLKKGASQLTLDEIRIYKIFKKTKYYL
- the LOC116416866 gene encoding uncharacterized protein LOC116416866, translating into MTVDTPHFGSDLMNEIIEEAWQSESPKNGLSIVKSILKNHYQAMKNDKYLPIPEKCKGYKIIKNKLVYFGEDSEISKEKYRCMNVVDQSKTMLNWMQFSKEKIRNLTLSECVLEITDIDNAHLPDSFLDEDVDICILQNFMKKSAFEQLQQRVQDKKTKQKFTCIKCSKSVHTNCIQCDSCLLWFHYSCVNIEVPKNALYFSDHDWYCCKCNSI